TCTACCCATATGACCACTACCGACGGGCTTGCCAATAATTCCGTCTGCTATGTATTCCAGGACAGCAAAGGGTTTATATGGATGGGAACCCTGAACGGACTCAGCCGCTACGACGGCAATACCTTCGTCACCCTCCTGCCCGAAGGCGATACTCAATCCGGACGCCTCTCCCTCTCCTCTAACCACGTCCGTTCCATCAGCGAAGACCGTAACGGCTTCCTGTGGCTTGAAACCTCCGGTGAATTCTTCAACTGTTACGACCTGAAGACAGAACGTTTCGTCGACTTCACCGGCCGCGGCGAATACCGCCAGCACTACGATCGTAAAGCCGAAGCTCCCAATGGAGATATATGGTTGTGGAACAGTCGCAACGGCTGCCGACTCATCACCTACCACAATGGTGATTTTTCATCCGTTGCTTACAAGAAATCCAACGGAAACCTACCTTCGGACAGCGTGGCCTATGTCTATCCCGACCCACACGGCAACATCTGGATAGGTACTGACCACGGCGTAGCCCTCGTCAGCAGTGCACAGACTGTCATTGTCGACAACAACAATGCCTTCGCCGCACAGAGCTTCGAAAAAGATATCTTTTTTCTCTCTACCGATGGCATCATCAACCGTAAAAGCGGTAGTGCACCCACCGCAACCTCCGCCAGCCTGCCACGTGGCGAAGGCGGCATCACTCTGTATGGCACACTCCGCCTGCAAAACGAGTGGGTCATCTTCACCAACACCGGCGGCTATCTATTCGACATGAAAACTCAACGCATCAGCCGACATCCGAATCTCGACATCCGTAACGGCAATGTGCTGACGGATAATCGGGGGGACTTCTGGATCTACAACAACACCGGCCAGGTATGGTATGTCAACGCCACCACCCATGCTGTTAAAACCTTCCGTCTCTCCCCTCCCGATAAATTGAACTATGTGGACATGGAACGCTACCACATTGTACACGACTCCCGGGGCATTATCTGGATCTCCACCTACGGCAACGGGCTCTTCGCCTACAACACTATCACAGAAGAGCTCCAGCACTTCGACTTCCAGATTGACGGCTTCAGCCACATCAGCTCCAACTATCTGCAATACATCATGGAAGACAGTTCCGGTGCTATCTGGGTCAGTTCTGAATACGCCGGTATTGCCCGTCTTACTATCCTGAACGAAGGCATCAAACGCATTTACCCTGAAGCCATCTCTCTGTCTGACCGCTCCAATACCGTCCGCATGATTACCCGCCTCAAGAACGATGACATCTGTATCGGTACCCGTGGTGGTGGTGTCTATACCTACGACCCGCTGATCAATACACAGAAAAAAGAAGTTCATTACAACTCCAACATCTATGCCATGGCCGAAGACCTTGACGGCACCCTGTGGATGGGTAGCCGTGGCGAAGGTCTCTGCATTGGCGGAAAATGGTATGTCAACCACTCCAACGATGCCCATTCCATTAGTAACAACCATATCTTTACCCTCTACTGTGACCGCAAAGGTCGCATGTGGATAGGCACCTTCGGCGGCGGATTGGACCTTGCCATCAAAGAGAACAACAGATACACCTTCCGCCACTTTTTCACCAAAACTTTCGGACAACGCCGCACGCGCGCCATCATCGAAGATTCGAACGGTTGGATATGGGTAGGAAATAGTGACGGAGTCTACGTCTTCTCCCCCGATTCCCTGCAAGCTGACCCGCAAAACTACCTGACCTATAATTACAACAACGGAAAACTGCGCAGTAACGAAATTAAGTGCATCTACCAAGACACACAGAACCGGATATGGATTGGTTCCTCCGGTGGCGGCCTTAGTATGTGCATCCCCGGCACCGATTATCACAACCTTACCTTCAAACATTACGGCACCAGTAACGGCCTCGTCAACGATATGGTTCAAGCCATCGCTGAAGATAAGCAAGGCAACCTATGGATTGCCACCGAATACGGTATCTCCCGCTTCAATCCCGAAACGCAAGCTTTTGATAATTACTTCTTCTCGGCCTACACATTGGGTAACGTCTACAGCGACAATAGCTCGTGCGTCAGTAAAAACGGCAGTCTACTGTTCGGTACCAACTACGGTTTGTTGGTCATCAACCCCGAACAAATGGGAAACAATTCTGTACTCAATTCCTCAATCACCTTCACCAACCTTCAGGTGAACGGAATATCCATGCGCCCGGGTGCCCCCGACTCCCCCCTCTCCAGCGCTATGATGTACACAGACGAAATAGAACTGAAGCACTTTCAGAGATCATTTGTAATAGACTTCACCACATTCGATTACTCAAAAACCAACAGCTACACCTACACCTATCGGTTGGAGAACTATGATAAAGAATGGAGCAAACCCTCTCCACTCAGCTTTGCATCCTATAAAAATCTACCACCGGGCAAGTACAGTCTGCACGTAAAAATCTGTAATGCCACCGGTATTTTGGGCGATCAGGAAGCTATTCTGAAGATTACCATCACTCCTCCCTTTTGGAAAACCACTTGGGCATTCCTTATCTATGCCCTCTTGCTGACAGTCATATTGTACGTCACCTACAGGCTGATACGTAATTTCAACCTCTTGCGCAACAAAATACAAGTAGAGAAACAATTGACGGAATACAAGCTCGTATTCTTTACAAACATCTCACACGAATTCCGTACTCCCTTAACCCTAATTCAAGGAGCATTGGAAAAGATACAGAGCATAGACAAAATCCCCAAGGAAATGGTCAATTCATTGAAAGTGATGAACAAGAGCACCCAACGTATGCTCCGTCTCATCAACCAACTGTTGGAGTTCCGGAAGATGCAGAACAACAAGCTTGCTCTCTCCTTGGAAGAAACAGATGTCATGGGCTTTCTTCATGAAATATTCCTGAGCTTCAAGGATACTGCGACATCCAAGAATATGGATTTCCGCTTTCAGCCTTCAGCGGCTTCCTACAAGATGTTCATCGACAAAGGGAATCTGGACAAAGTTGTCTACAATCTCCTGTCCAATGCTTTCAAGTACACCCCGAGCAACGGCAAAGTCATCCTTTCAGCTATCGTCGATGAGGACAGGAAATGCTTGGAAATCTCTGTAGCTGACACAGGAATCGGTATTGCCAAAGAAAAACGGGGAGAATTGTTCAAACGCTTCATGCAAAGTAACTTTTCAAGCAATAGTACAGGGATAGGACTACATCTGACACACGAACTGGTAAATGTCCATAAAGGGACTATCAATTATGATGAGAACCAAGGAGGAGGCTCCATCTTCACAGTCTCCCTCCCCATCGACACCAGTGCATACGAAGAAAAAGACTTTCTCATTCCTCACGACGCCTTCCTCGAAGAGAAAGCATATAAACCGGAAAACAACGAAGAAGAAAGCACCCTGGAAGTAAATGTAACAAAGGAAAAAGAACCTTCGAACCAGTACAAATTGCTCATCATAGAGGATGACAACGACGTACGCGAATTCTTGAAAGAAGAATTCAAACTTTATTTTGAAGTTGTTACTGAAGCAGACGGTCTTTCTGGTCTGGAACGTGCACGTACATACGATGCCGATCTCATCATCTGCGATGTACTGATGCCAGGCCTCACAGGTTTCGAAGTTACCCAGAAGCTTAAAAATGATTTCGATACTAGCCACATCCCCATCATTTTATTGACAGCCATGAGTTCGGCAGAAAATCACCTGAAAGGCGTGGAAAGTGGAGCGGATGCATACATCACCAAGCCGTTTAGTCCCAAGCTATTACTGGCAAGAGCATTCCAGTTGATAAAGCAACGTGAAAAGTTGCGGAAGAAATTCTCGGATGATCCGGGAATGATTACGCCTGCTATCTGTACGTCAGAGAAAGATAAACAATTTGCCGATAAGCTTCAGGCTATTCTGGAAGAACAGATTAGTAACAGTGAATTCGCCGTAGATGACCTTGCTTCAGTGATGGGGCTGGGACGTTCCACCTTCTATCGCAAAGTGCGTGGAATAACCGGTTATTCCCCCAATGAGTACATGCGCATCATCCGCATGAAAAAAGCTGCTGAACTTTTACTTGAAAATCGTTATACAGTGGCAGAGGTATCTTATAAGATAGGTATCGAAGACCCATTCTATTTCAGCAAATGCTTCAAGAAACAGTTCGGTGTATCTCCATCCGTATATTTACGTGGTAAGAATGCCCCGGAAGAAAAAGAGGTTGATGACAAAGAAGAAGATATTCCTGAATGATAACATAACACAAAAATCCCCGGAACATTAAATATCCCGGGGATTTTTATATATCGATCACTCCCATTCTATCGTTGCAGGCGGTTTTGACGAAATATCATAGGTTACCCGGTTCACCCCTTTCACCTTATTAATAATATCATTGGAAACCTTACCCAGGAATTCGTAAGGCAAATGTGCCCAATCTGCCGTCATAGCATCCGTAGAAGTCACAGCGCGCAGCGCAATAGCACGTTCATACGTACGTTCATCTCCCATCACACCTACTGATTGCACGGAGAGTAGGATAACGCCTGCCTGCCAAACCAGATGATAAAGAGAAGTTTCGCTACCATCAGCATCTTTCACTTTCCAGTCACGCAAGCCCTGAATAAAGATATCATCCGCATTTTGCAAAATAGCTACTTTTTCCGGAGTAATATCACCTAAGATGCGCACAGCTAAACCCGGTCCGGGGAAAGGATGACGAGTAATCAGATGTTCAGGCATACCCAATCCGCGACCTACACGGCGAACCTCATCTTTAAACAACAAGCGAAGCGGCTCACAAAGTTTCAGGTGCATCTTTTCAGGCAAACCACCTACATTATGATGACTCTTAATAACCGTACCGGTAATAGAAAGAGATTCGATGCAGTCAGGATAGATCGTACCCTGTGCCAGCCATTTCACATCTTTAATCTTATGGGCCTCTTCATCGAACACTTCAATAAATCCCTTGCCTATGATCTTACGCTTTTCCTCAGGCTCCGTTACACCTGCCAGTTCTGCAAAGAACTTAGCACTGGCATCCACACCGATAACATTCAGACCGAGACATTCATAATCGTGCAGTACATTCTTGAACTCGTTCTTACGCAGCATGCCGTGATCTACAAAGATACAAGTCAGATTCTTGCCGATAGCACGATTCAGCAATACAGCAGCTACGGAAGAATCCACACCACCGCTCAAACCAAGAACCACTTTATCGTCCCCCAACTGCTCCTTCAATTCGGCAACCGTCGTTTCAATAAAGGAAGCAGCACTCCAGTCCTGTTTGCAACCGCAAACATCCACCACGAAATTCTTCAGCATCTGCGTGCCATCTTCGCTATGAAATACTTCCGGATGGAACTGTACGCCCCACACCTTTTCGTTCTCTATCTGATAAGCAGCAATCGCCACCTTATCCGTCGAAGCTATTTTTTTGAAATTGGAAGGGATAACCGTAATTGTGTCTCCGTGACTCATCCACACCTGTGTATTTTCCTTCACGTCCTTGAACAGCACATTGTCCTTGTCAAAAGAGCTCAAATGTGCACGTCCGTATTCACGACTTCCGGCAGGTTCCACCTTGCCTCCATTGGTATAAGCGATAAATTGCGCACCGTAACAGATCCCCAGAACAGGATATTTCCCACGAATTTCACTCAAATCTGTTTTAAACGCACTTTCATCGTATACAGAGAACGGGCTGCCCGAAAGAATAACCCCCTTTACACTTTCATCCCCCTTTGGGAACTTATTGTAAGGTAAAATTTCGCAATATGTATTCAATTCACGGACACGACGGGCTATAAGCTGTGTAGTCTGTGAACCAAAATCAAGAATGACAATCTTTTCTTGCATATAATCTGTATGGATTTAATTAAAATGATTTGCAAAAGTAGAAAAAAGTAAGAAAATAACGGGAATAATAGCCAGAAAATCTATATTTCATAACATAATTAATGAATTTGATAGCCAAGCAACTCCACATCAAGTCCGTACCAACTCCGTACCTATACACTTGGACTTGGTAGGGAGTTGGTATGGACCAGACACGGAGCTGGTATGTGACAGATTATTCTTTCTATTTTTTTTCTTTCAAGATATCCCTGATTTCCGTCAGCAAGACCTCTTCTTTGCTGGGTACAGGAGGAGCAGGAGGCGCTGCAGGAGCTTCTTCTTCCTTCTTAGCCGTCAGCCTGGTCAGCAATTTGATGAACAGGAAAATAGAAAAAGCGATAATAAGAAAGTCAAACGTCACTTGCAGGAAATTTCCATAATTCAAGGTTACGGCGGCAATCTCTTTACCGTCCACAACTTCGGCAGGTTTCATCACCCACTTCAGATCCGTAAAGTTCACACCTCCCACCAACAGGCCGAG
The nucleotide sequence above comes from Bacteroides intestinalis DSM 17393. Encoded proteins:
- a CDS encoding hybrid sensor histidine kinase/response regulator transcription factor, which gives rise to MKKHLMLACLYLLLSILNTSASVEVRSTHMTTTDGLANNSVCYVFQDSKGFIWMGTLNGLSRYDGNTFVTLLPEGDTQSGRLSLSSNHVRSISEDRNGFLWLETSGEFFNCYDLKTERFVDFTGRGEYRQHYDRKAEAPNGDIWLWNSRNGCRLITYHNGDFSSVAYKKSNGNLPSDSVAYVYPDPHGNIWIGTDHGVALVSSAQTVIVDNNNAFAAQSFEKDIFFLSTDGIINRKSGSAPTATSASLPRGEGGITLYGTLRLQNEWVIFTNTGGYLFDMKTQRISRHPNLDIRNGNVLTDNRGDFWIYNNTGQVWYVNATTHAVKTFRLSPPDKLNYVDMERYHIVHDSRGIIWISTYGNGLFAYNTITEELQHFDFQIDGFSHISSNYLQYIMEDSSGAIWVSSEYAGIARLTILNEGIKRIYPEAISLSDRSNTVRMITRLKNDDICIGTRGGGVYTYDPLINTQKKEVHYNSNIYAMAEDLDGTLWMGSRGEGLCIGGKWYVNHSNDAHSISNNHIFTLYCDRKGRMWIGTFGGGLDLAIKENNRYTFRHFFTKTFGQRRTRAIIEDSNGWIWVGNSDGVYVFSPDSLQADPQNYLTYNYNNGKLRSNEIKCIYQDTQNRIWIGSSGGGLSMCIPGTDYHNLTFKHYGTSNGLVNDMVQAIAEDKQGNLWIATEYGISRFNPETQAFDNYFFSAYTLGNVYSDNSSCVSKNGSLLFGTNYGLLVINPEQMGNNSVLNSSITFTNLQVNGISMRPGAPDSPLSSAMMYTDEIELKHFQRSFVIDFTTFDYSKTNSYTYTYRLENYDKEWSKPSPLSFASYKNLPPGKYSLHVKICNATGILGDQEAILKITITPPFWKTTWAFLIYALLLTVILYVTYRLIRNFNLLRNKIQVEKQLTEYKLVFFTNISHEFRTPLTLIQGALEKIQSIDKIPKEMVNSLKVMNKSTQRMLRLINQLLEFRKMQNNKLALSLEETDVMGFLHEIFLSFKDTATSKNMDFRFQPSAASYKMFIDKGNLDKVVYNLLSNAFKYTPSNGKVILSAIVDEDRKCLEISVADTGIGIAKEKRGELFKRFMQSNFSSNSTGIGLHLTHELVNVHKGTINYDENQGGGSIFTVSLPIDTSAYEEKDFLIPHDAFLEEKAYKPENNEEESTLEVNVTKEKEPSNQYKLLIIEDDNDVREFLKEEFKLYFEVVTEADGLSGLERARTYDADLIICDVLMPGLTGFEVTQKLKNDFDTSHIPIILLTAMSSAENHLKGVESGADAYITKPFSPKLLLARAFQLIKQREKLRKKFSDDPGMITPAICTSEKDKQFADKLQAILEEQISNSEFAVDDLASVMGLGRSTFYRKVRGITGYSPNEYMRIIRMKKAAELLLENRYTVAEVSYKIGIEDPFYFSKCFKKQFGVSPSVYLRGKNAPEEKEVDDKEEDIPE
- the guaA gene encoding glutamine-hydrolyzing GMP synthase, encoding MQEKIVILDFGSQTTQLIARRVRELNTYCEILPYNKFPKGDESVKGVILSGSPFSVYDESAFKTDLSEIRGKYPVLGICYGAQFIAYTNGGKVEPAGSREYGRAHLSSFDKDNVLFKDVKENTQVWMSHGDTITVIPSNFKKIASTDKVAIAAYQIENEKVWGVQFHPEVFHSEDGTQMLKNFVVDVCGCKQDWSAASFIETTVAELKEQLGDDKVVLGLSGGVDSSVAAVLLNRAIGKNLTCIFVDHGMLRKNEFKNVLHDYECLGLNVIGVDASAKFFAELAGVTEPEEKRKIIGKGFIEVFDEEAHKIKDVKWLAQGTIYPDCIESLSITGTVIKSHHNVGGLPEKMHLKLCEPLRLLFKDEVRRVGRGLGMPEHLITRHPFPGPGLAVRILGDITPEKVAILQNADDIFIQGLRDWKVKDADGSETSLYHLVWQAGVILLSVQSVGVMGDERTYERAIALRAVTSTDAMTADWAHLPYEFLGKVSNDIINKVKGVNRVTYDISSKPPATIEWE
- the mscL gene encoding large-conductance mechanosensitive channel protein MscL, which encodes MGKSSFLQDFKSFAMKGNVIDMAVGVIIGGAFGKIVSSVVADIIMPPLGLLVGGVNFTDLKWVMKPAEVVDGKEIAAVTLNYGNFLQVTFDFLIIAFSIFLFIKLLTRLTAKKEEEAPAAPPAPPVPSKEEVLLTEIRDILKEKK